One Mangrovimonas cancribranchiae DNA segment encodes these proteins:
- a CDS encoding peptide MFS transporter, which translates to MSTQGNTIKQKELFGHPVGLYVLFFTEMWERFSYYGMRAILVLYLVAQTTDENAGLGWTNAEALALYGWYTMLVYVASIPGGWIADKLLGQKKSVLYGGILLVAGHSVLAIEEMWAFYTGLGLIIAGVGMLKPNISTMVGGLYKKGDIRRDKGFTIFYIGINVGAFLSSLIVGYVGEVHGWHYGFGLAGIGMALGLLQYVLGQKHLKYVGNFIGTSENAEDKEAMNRPLTKIEKDRIVVLLISFLLVIVFWGAFEQAGGLMNIYAMDNTNRMLMGWEVPASWFQSLNAMFIIFLGTTVAGFWAKRKLEGKVATSLFKMIIGLIIMGTGFFFMSAASAQLESTGTSAMYWLVLAYLFHTVGELCISPVALSYITKLAPLKYASLMMGVFFAMTGLGNKLAGLLGESASKFGEFTIFTGIAVFCIAFGAIVMLFRKKLEVLTHGVEDDERDMNDELPEGYELADEKIN; encoded by the coding sequence ATGTCAACTCAGGGAAATACAATAAAACAAAAAGAACTATTTGGACACCCGGTAGGATTGTACGTTTTGTTTTTTACAGAGATGTGGGAGCGTTTTTCTTACTACGGAATGCGTGCTATTCTGGTGCTCTATTTAGTAGCTCAAACAACCGATGAAAATGCTGGTTTAGGATGGACCAATGCTGAAGCTTTAGCGCTTTATGGATGGTACACTATGCTAGTTTATGTAGCTTCTATCCCTGGCGGATGGATTGCTGATAAACTATTAGGGCAGAAAAAATCGGTGTTATATGGAGGAATCCTATTAGTCGCAGGTCATAGTGTTTTGGCTATCGAAGAAATGTGGGCATTCTATACAGGGCTTGGGTTAATTATTGCTGGAGTTGGTATGTTAAAACCAAACATTTCTACTATGGTTGGTGGTTTATACAAAAAAGGAGACATTAGACGAGATAAAGGGTTTACCATTTTTTACATAGGAATTAATGTAGGGGCATTTTTATCTAGTTTAATAGTTGGTTATGTTGGTGAAGTTCATGGTTGGCATTATGGCTTTGGATTAGCAGGTATTGGAATGGCTTTAGGTTTATTGCAATACGTCTTAGGACAAAAGCATTTAAAGTATGTTGGGAATTTTATAGGAACCTCTGAAAATGCAGAAGATAAAGAAGCCATGAATAGACCATTAACCAAAATAGAAAAAGATAGAATAGTCGTATTGCTTATCTCTTTTTTATTGGTAATTGTGTTTTGGGGCGCTTTTGAACAAGCAGGAGGTCTTATGAATATTTATGCTATGGATAATACTAATAGGATGTTGATGGGCTGGGAAGTTCCTGCCTCTTGGTTTCAATCTTTAAACGCCATGTTTATTATTTTTCTTGGAACTACCGTAGCAGGGTTTTGGGCAAAAAGAAAGTTGGAAGGAAAAGTAGCAACATCATTATTTAAAATGATTATTGGTTTAATTATTATGGGAACTGGCTTTTTCTTTATGTCTGCAGCTTCTGCTCAATTAGAAAGTACAGGAACTTCTGCTATGTATTGGTTGGTGCTAGCTTATTTATTTCATACTGTAGGAGAGCTGTGTATATCACCAGTAGCATTGTCTTATATTACCAAATTAGCACCTTTAAAATACGCCTCTTTAATGATGGGGGTATTTTTTGCAATGACAGGACTTGGTAACAAGTTAGCTGGATTATTAGGTGAATCAGCATCAAAGTTTGGTGAATTTACCATATTTACTGGAATCGCAGTATTTTGTATTGCTTTTGGCGCAATAGTAATGTTATTCAGAAAAAAATTAGAAGTTCTAACCCATGGAGTTGAAGATGATGAAAGAGATATGAACGACGAGCTTCCTGAAGGGTACGAACTAGCCGATGAAAAAATTAACTAA